The genomic region GTACAGGCGCCGCTTTTTTTCGCCTGCCGGTGTTGCCGGCGGCGCGGGCTCGCTCCACAATCGCGCGGTTGTCGGGAGTCAGTTGGCAGTTGACAGTTGACAGTCGACAGTAGCGTCGGCGATTCCGGTGGCGGCGCATTGAGCGCCGATGCAGTGTCCTGGTAGGTCAGGCTTCAGCGCCGATGCAGTGTCCTGGTAGGTCAGGCTTCAGCCTGACGGGGTTCGCCCCACCGATGAGATAGACGTCCGGCTGAAGCCGGACCTACGACCAACGCGCAACGGCGCTCGATGCGCCGCCATCGAAGACTCCGGCGCCACTGACAACTGCCAACTGACAACTGTCAACTGAACCGTGGACACCTTCCTGCAGCAGCTCGTGAACGGCCTGACGCTCGGCAGCGTCTACGCGGTCGTCGCGCTCGGCTACACGATGGTCTACGGGATCATCCAGCTCATCAACTTCGCGCACGGCGAGGTCGTGATGATCGGGGCGATGACGGCGTATTCGGTGATCGTCGCGCTGACCGGCGCCCAGGTGCCGCTCCCGGCGGTCGCGATCGTGCTGCTGGGCGCGATGGCGGCGATCCCCGTGTGCATGGCGATCGGCTACACGCTCGAGCGCACCGCCTACCGGCCGCTGCGCAACGCCCCGCGGCTCGCGCCGCTCATCACCGCGATCGGCCTGTCGATCATCCTGCAGCACCTCGCGATGCTCGTCTGGAGCCGCAATCCGCTGTCCTATCCGCAGATCATCAAGCAGGTCCCGATCCACCTGACCGCGAACCCCGACGGCGCGACGATCACCAACGTGCAGGTCGCGATCATCGTGACGTCGATCGCGATGATGGCCGGGCTCCTCGCGCTCGTGTACCGGACGAAGTTCGGCATCGCGATGCGGGCGGTCGCGCAGAATCCGTCGATCGCCGGGCTGATGGGCATCGACATCAACCGGATCATCGCGCTGACCTTCGTCGTCGGCGCCGGGCTGGGCGCCGTCGCCGGCGTCATGGTCGGCAGCTACTACGGCATCGCGCACTACCAGATGGGCGCCCTGCTCGGGCTGAAGGCGTTCTCGGCCGCGGTGCTGGGCGGCATCGGCAACCTCGCCGGCGCGATGCTGGGTGGCGTGCTGCTCGGCGTCATCGAGGCGCTCGGCGCCGGCTACGTCGGAGAACTCACCAACCTGTGCCGGCTGTCGGGGTGGTTCGACGCGCTCGCCCAGCGCTGCGCGAGCGATCCCAACGTCACGCTGTTCGGCTCGAACTACCAGGACGTGTTCGCGTTCATCGTGCTGATCCTGGTCCTCGTCTTCCGGCCGTCGGGCCTTCTCGGCGAACGCGTGTCCGACCGGGCCTGAAACGCCCGGCACCCAGGCCCTTCCGCGAGGCATCGAAGCGACCATGCACCCGATCGTCGACGTGAAGGGACGCCCGGCCCTCGCGCTCGCGGGACTCGCGATGATCGCGATCGCGCTCGTCGTGCTGCCGTTCGTGCTGACCGGGATCGGCACGTTCTGGGTGCGGATCACCAATCTCGCGATCCTGTTCTGCCTCCTCGCGCTCGGCCTCAACATCGTCGTCGGTTTCGCGGGCCTGCTGGACCTGGGCTACATCGCGTTCTACGCGGTCGGCGCCTACGTCTACGCGCTGCTCGCGAGTCCGCACTTCAATGTCCACCTGCCGTTCTGGGTCATCCTGCCGATCGGCGCGGCGATCGCCTGCGTGTTCGGCGTCCTGCTCGGGGCGCCGACGCTCAAGCTGCGCGGCGACTACCTCGCGATCGTCACGCTGGGCTTCGGCGAGATCATCCGGATCTTCCTCAACAACCTCTCGCAGCCGGTCAACATCACCAACGGGCCTCAGGGCATCTACCGGATCGACCCGGTGCGCATCGCCGGCATCGACTTCTCGCGCACCTCGCAGATCGCCGGGATGACCTTCACCGGCCCGATGAAGTACTACTACCTGCTCCTGGCCGTGCTCGTCGCGGTGATCGCGATCAACCTGCGCCTGCAGGATTCGCGCATCGGCCGGGCGTGGGAGGCGATCCGCGAGGACGAGGTCGCGGCCCGCGCGATGGGCATCAACACGCGGAACATGAAGCTCCTCGCGTTCGCGATGGGCGCGTCGTTCGGCGGCGTCTCGGGCGGCATCTTCAGCGCGATGCAAGGCTTCATCAGCCCCGAGAGCTTCATCCTGGTCGAGAGCATCATGGTGCTCGCCATGGTCGTGCTGGGCGGCATGGGCAACGTGTGGGGCGTCGTGATCGGCGCGGTGCTGCTGTCGTTCGTGCCGGAACTGTTGCGCGAATGGGTGGGGCCGGTGCAGCAGGCGCTGTTCGGGCGCACGCTGATCGACCCCGAGGTCATCCGCATGCTGCTGTTCGGCCTCGCGCTCGTGCTGATGATGCTGTTCCGGCCCGCGGGCATCCTGCCCTCCGCGCTGCGCAAGCGCGAACTCGAGACGCGCCGCGCCGCCGGCTGACGCGATGACCGACGAGCGATCGATCCTCCTCGCCGCCGACGGCATCGGCAAGCGCTTCGGCGGCGTGCAGGCGCTCTCCGAGGTGAGCTTCACGATCCGCCGGGGCGAGATCTACGGGCTCATCGGCCCCAACGGCGCCGGCAAGACCACGCTCTTCAACGTGCTCACCGGCATCTACGAGCCGGACGGAGGCCGGTTCACCTTCGACGGCGAGCCGCTGATGGGCCTCAAGCCCAACGAGGTCGCCGCGCGCGGCATCGCACGCACGTTCCAGAACATCCGGCTCTTCGCGAACCTGTCGGCGCTCGAGAACGTGATGGTCGGCCGGCACGTGCGCACGAAAGCCGGCGTGTGGGGCGCGGTCGTGCGCGACCGCCGCACGCGCGACGAGGAAGCGGGCATCGAGCGGCGCGCGCTCGAACTCCTCGACTACGTCGGCGTGGCATCGCGCGCGAACGACCTCGCGAAGAACCTGCCCTACGGCTTCCAGCGCCGGCTCGAGATCGCCCGCGCGCTCGCGACC from Burkholderiales bacterium harbors:
- a CDS encoding ABC transporter ATP-binding protein; translated protein: MTDERSILLAADGIGKRFGGVQALSEVSFTIRRGEIYGLIGPNGAGKTTLFNVLTGIYEPDGGRFTFDGEPLMGLKPNEVAARGIARTFQNIRLFANLSALENVMVGRHVRTKAGVWGAVVRDRRTRDEEAGIERRALELLDYVGVASRANDLAKNLPYGFQRRLEIARALATEPKLLALDEPAAGMNATETASLESLLHDIRRDGTTILLIEHDMKLVMGVCDRVLVLDYGRRIAEGPAAEVQKDPAVISAYLGGEVALNLKGA
- a CDS encoding branched-chain amino acid ABC transporter permease, whose translation is MDTFLQQLVNGLTLGSVYAVVALGYTMVYGIIQLINFAHGEVVMIGAMTAYSVIVALTGAQVPLPAVAIVLLGAMAAIPVCMAIGYTLERTAYRPLRNAPRLAPLITAIGLSIILQHLAMLVWSRNPLSYPQIIKQVPIHLTANPDGATITNVQVAIIVTSIAMMAGLLALVYRTKFGIAMRAVAQNPSIAGLMGIDINRIIALTFVVGAGLGAVAGVMVGSYYGIAHYQMGALLGLKAFSAAVLGGIGNLAGAMLGGVLLGVIEALGAGYVGELTNLCRLSGWFDALAQRCASDPNVTLFGSNYQDVFAFIVLILVLVFRPSGLLGERVSDRA
- a CDS encoding ABC transporter ATP-binding protein translates to MHPIVDVKGRPALALAGLAMIAIALVVLPFVLTGIGTFWVRITNLAILFCLLALGLNIVVGFAGLLDLGYIAFYAVGAYVYALLASPHFNVHLPFWVILPIGAAIACVFGVLLGAPTLKLRGDYLAIVTLGFGEIIRIFLNNLSQPVNITNGPQGIYRIDPVRIAGIDFSRTSQIAGMTFTGPMKYYYLLLAVLVAVIAINLRLQDSRIGRAWEAIREDEVAARAMGINTRNMKLLAFAMGASFGGVSGGIFSAMQGFISPESFILVESIMVLAMVVLGGMGNVWGVVIGAVLLSFVPELLREWVGPVQQALFGRTLIDPEVIRMLLFGLALVLMMLFRPAGILPSALRKRELETRRAAG